Proteins encoded within one genomic window of Sphaerotilus montanus:
- the surE gene encoding 5'/3'-nucleotidase SurE, whose translation MRILVANDDGYLAPGLLALAQVCREFAEVDIVAPEQNASGTSNALSLHRPLSAWKASNGVQVVNGTPSDCVHVALTGLLGHRPDLIVSGINNGANLGDDTLYSGTVAAATEGYLFGVPAIAFSLVDHGWAHLDAAVAVVRRLLADVIQRPPASSPWLLNVNIPNRVDAATLPMQVTRLGRRHASEPVVRQFSPRGDPIYWIGAQGDVREAGEGTDFHATANGRISITPLQIDLTDHAASPQWARWVAPAAGG comes from the coding sequence ATGCGCATTCTCGTAGCCAATGATGATGGGTACCTCGCCCCGGGCCTGCTGGCCCTGGCGCAGGTGTGTCGCGAATTTGCCGAGGTCGACATCGTCGCCCCCGAGCAGAACGCCAGCGGAACCTCCAACGCGCTGTCGCTGCACCGGCCGCTGTCGGCGTGGAAGGCGTCCAACGGGGTACAGGTCGTCAACGGCACGCCGTCCGACTGCGTCCACGTGGCCCTCACCGGCCTGCTCGGTCACCGTCCCGATCTGATCGTTTCGGGCATCAACAACGGTGCGAATCTGGGCGATGACACGCTCTATTCCGGCACCGTGGCGGCGGCCACCGAAGGGTATCTGTTCGGCGTGCCCGCCATCGCGTTTTCGCTGGTGGACCATGGCTGGGCGCACCTGGATGCGGCGGTCGCGGTCGTGCGCCGCCTGCTGGCCGACGTGATCCAGCGCCCGCCGGCATCGTCGCCCTGGTTGCTGAACGTGAACATTCCCAACCGGGTCGATGCCGCGACGCTGCCCATGCAGGTCACCCGGCTCGGCCGGCGCCACGCCAGCGAGCCGGTCGTGCGCCAGTTCAGCCCGCGCGGCGACCCGATCTACTGGATCGGTGCACAGGGGGATGTGCGCGAAGCGGGGGAGGGCACCGATTTCCATGCCACGGCGAACGGCCGGATCTCGATCACTCCGCTGCAGATCGACCTGACCGACCATGCGGCCTCGCCGCAGTGGGCGCGCTGGGTCGCGCCCGCTGCCGGTGGCTGA
- a CDS encoding response regulator: protein MSIRVLIVEDNAVARSFLTRVVRESFSDEIRFSEASDLDSARQWLGIGPGEQAHAPADGFRLILCDLEQPDKAGLELLAQLADYPAIKIATTLHSDDEHLFPALLCGANGYLLKEDRFEVLVEELQRIVRGQPPLSPAMARRMLGQFRPHDSLSTQENEVLTYLSKGFTIKEIARLMGIKWQAVNDHVRMVYRKLALASSPEEGLQVGRQTDV from the coding sequence ATGTCCATCCGCGTGCTGATCGTTGAAGACAACGCCGTCGCCCGCAGTTTCCTGACCCGTGTGGTCCGGGAAAGTTTCAGCGACGAGATCCGCTTCAGCGAGGCCTCCGACCTGGACTCGGCACGCCAGTGGCTCGGCATCGGCCCCGGAGAGCAGGCCCACGCACCGGCCGACGGCTTCCGCCTCATCCTGTGCGACCTGGAGCAACCGGACAAGGCCGGACTGGAATTGCTGGCGCAACTGGCGGACTACCCCGCCATCAAGATCGCCACCACGCTGCACTCCGACGACGAGCACCTGTTTCCCGCCCTGCTCTGCGGCGCGAACGGCTATCTGCTCAAGGAGGATCGCTTCGAGGTGCTGGTCGAGGAACTGCAGCGCATCGTGCGTGGCCAGCCGCCCCTGTCGCCCGCCATGGCGCGGCGCATGCTCGGACAGTTCCGGCCGCACGACAGCCTGAGCACGCAGGAAAACGAAGTCCTGACCTATCTGAGCAAGGGGTTCACCATCAAGGAAATCGCGCGACTGATGGGCATCAAGTGGCAGGCGGTCAATGACCACGTCCGCATGGTCTACCGCAAGCTCGCCCTGGCCAGTTCACCCGAAGAAGGGCTGCAGGTCGGCCGCCAGACCGACGTCTGA
- a CDS encoding SurA N-terminal domain-containing protein, whose translation MFDFFRRHTRVLQFLLLLLIVPSFVVFGIQGYDKFSEGKDEVAKVDGQAITRGEWDQAHRNQIERLRTQMPNVDVKLLDTPEVRQRVLDDLIRQRVLFAASRDLHLVPTDERLKRLFETDPQFANFRNADGTVRKELLAAQGMNSQQFAARLSQDMALNQVLAGVAGTALAPNAVARAAVDAFYQRRDVRVQTFAAKDYLAKVQASDADLQAYHDDPAHAARLLSPESVSFEYLVLDLPTVARGISVPEDDLRKYYTENATRYEQPQERRARHILIKAEAGASADAKAKAKARAEALLADVRKNPAGFADIARASSEDPGSAKQGGDLDWFGRGAMVKAFEDVAFALKKGEISGVVESDFGFHILQLEDLRGGDKRSFESVKSEIEAEVRKSLAQKRYAEVAEQFSNLVEQEDTLQPVADKLKLTVQRAERFTRAFKSEAGSVLANPKVVEAAFLTDNLRNKRKALAVEIGPNQLMSLRITEHLPARKQALAEVREQVKAAVLQAKAAKAARDEGAARLAQWKTQPAAAGTLPAAVTLSRVKTQDLPRAVVEAVLKAKADALPAWVGVDLGDEGYAVAVIEKVLPADLADTGSLDKAREQYTQLWSQAESEAYYAALRKRYKAVVLDSAKRSSAEEPAASAVPAK comes from the coding sequence ATGTTCGATTTTTTCCGTCGCCATACCCGCGTCCTGCAGTTCCTGCTCCTGCTGCTGATCGTGCCGTCCTTCGTGGTGTTCGGCATCCAGGGGTATGACAAGTTCTCCGAAGGCAAGGACGAGGTCGCCAAGGTGGATGGCCAGGCCATCACCCGTGGCGAGTGGGACCAGGCCCACCGCAACCAGATCGAGCGCCTGCGCACGCAGATGCCCAACGTCGACGTCAAGCTGCTGGACACGCCCGAGGTGCGCCAGCGCGTGCTGGACGACCTGATCCGCCAGCGTGTGCTGTTTGCCGCTTCGCGGGACCTGCACCTGGTGCCGACCGACGAGCGCCTGAAGCGCCTGTTCGAGACCGATCCGCAGTTCGCGAACTTCCGCAATGCCGACGGCACGGTCCGCAAGGAACTGCTGGCCGCGCAGGGCATGAACTCGCAGCAGTTCGCCGCTCGCCTGAGCCAGGACATGGCGCTCAACCAGGTTCTGGCGGGCGTGGCTGGCACGGCGCTGGCGCCGAATGCCGTGGCCCGCGCGGCCGTGGACGCGTTCTACCAGCGCCGCGACGTGCGCGTGCAGACCTTCGCGGCCAAGGACTACCTGGCCAAGGTGCAGGCCAGCGACGCCGATCTGCAGGCCTATCACGACGACCCGGCGCACGCCGCCCGCCTGCTGTCACCGGAGTCGGTCAGCTTCGAGTACCTGGTGCTCGACCTGCCGACGGTGGCCCGCGGCATCAGCGTGCCGGAAGACGACCTGCGCAAGTACTACACCGAGAACGCCACCCGCTACGAACAGCCGCAGGAGCGCCGCGCCCGCCACATCCTGATCAAGGCCGAAGCGGGCGCCTCCGCCGACGCGAAGGCCAAGGCGAAGGCCCGCGCCGAGGCCCTGCTGGCCGACGTGCGCAAGAACCCGGCCGGCTTCGCCGACATCGCGCGTGCCAGTTCCGAAGATCCGGGCTCCGCCAAGCAGGGCGGCGATCTGGACTGGTTCGGCCGTGGCGCGATGGTCAAGGCCTTCGAGGACGTGGCGTTCGCGCTGAAGAAGGGCGAGATCAGCGGCGTGGTGGAGAGCGATTTCGGATTCCACATCCTCCAGCTCGAAGACCTGCGTGGCGGGGACAAGCGCAGCTTCGAGTCGGTGAAGTCCGAGATCGAGGCCGAGGTGCGCAAGTCGCTGGCGCAGAAGCGCTACGCGGAAGTCGCCGAGCAGTTCTCGAACCTCGTCGAGCAGGAAGACACCCTGCAGCCGGTGGCCGACAAGCTCAAGCTGACGGTGCAGCGCGCCGAGCGCTTCACGCGCGCCTTCAAGTCCGAGGCGGGCAGCGTGCTGGCCAATCCGAAGGTGGTCGAAGCGGCCTTCCTGACGGACAACCTGCGCAACAAGCGCAAAGCGCTGGCGGTCGAGATCGGCCCGAACCAGCTGATGTCGCTGCGCATCACCGAACACCTGCCAGCGCGCAAGCAGGCGCTCGCCGAGGTGCGCGAGCAGGTCAAGGCGGCCGTGCTGCAGGCCAAGGCGGCCAAGGCCGCGCGTGACGAAGGGGCCGCCAGGCTGGCGCAGTGGAAGACGCAGCCCGCTGCGGCGGGCACGCTCCCGGCGGCGGTCACGCTGTCGCGGGTCAAGACGCAGGACCTGCCGCGTGCGGTGGTCGAGGCCGTGCTCAAGGCCAAGGCCGACGCGCTGCCGGCCTGGGTGGGTGTCGACCTCGGGGACGAGGGCTATGCCGTGGCCGTGATCGAGAAGGTGCTGCCGGCCGACCTGGCCGACACCGGCTCGCTCGACAAGGCGCGCGAGCAGTACACCCAGCTGTGGTCGCAGGCCGAGAGCGAGGCCTACTACGCCGCGCTGCGCAAGCGCTACAAGGCGGTGGTCCTGGACAGCGCCAAGCGCTCCTCGGCCGAGGAGCCGGCGGCGTCCGCCGTCCCCGCCAAGTGA
- a CDS encoding HU family DNA-binding protein → MNKTELIAHIALQADISKAAAARAVDAMIAGVSQSLKKGEPVALVGFGTFVVSSRAAREGRNPRTGAPVHIRAARIPRFRPGKVLLDALS, encoded by the coding sequence GTGAACAAGACCGAACTCATCGCGCACATCGCGCTGCAGGCCGACATCTCCAAGGCGGCGGCGGCCCGTGCGGTCGACGCCATGATCGCCGGCGTGTCGCAGTCGCTGAAAAAGGGCGAGCCGGTGGCGCTGGTCGGATTCGGCACCTTCGTGGTGTCCAGCCGCGCCGCCCGCGAGGGCCGCAACCCGCGCACCGGGGCGCCGGTCCACATCCGCGCGGCGCGCATTCCCCGGTTTCGGCCGGGCAAGGTGTTGCTCGACGCGCTGAGCTGA
- the pgsA gene encoding CDP-diacylglycerol--glycerol-3-phosphate 3-phosphatidyltransferase: MFWTLPTLLTWARIVAIPLIVGIYELPVDMPTRNLMATVLFVVVALTDWLDGWLARRLNQTSSFGAFLDPVADKFLVCAALLILLQLDRVSALVALVIIGREIAISALREWMAQIGASRSVAVHMIGKLKTTAQMVAIPFLLYDGRLFGVVSTRLCGTVLIVIAAVLTIWSMVYYLQKALPEIRAKAR; the protein is encoded by the coding sequence ATGTTCTGGACCCTTCCCACGCTGCTCACCTGGGCGCGCATCGTCGCCATTCCGCTCATCGTGGGCATCTACGAGTTGCCGGTCGACATGCCGACGCGCAATCTGATGGCGACCGTGCTCTTCGTCGTGGTGGCGCTGACCGACTGGCTCGACGGCTGGCTGGCGCGCAGGCTGAACCAGACCTCGTCCTTCGGCGCCTTCCTCGATCCGGTGGCGGACAAGTTCCTGGTGTGCGCGGCGCTGCTCATCCTGCTGCAGCTCGACCGGGTGAGCGCCCTGGTGGCGCTGGTCATCATCGGCCGCGAAATCGCGATCTCGGCGCTGCGCGAGTGGATGGCGCAGATCGGTGCCTCGCGCAGCGTGGCGGTCCACATGATCGGCAAGCTCAAGACGACGGCGCAGATGGTGGCGATTCCCTTCCTGCTCTATGACGGCCGCCTGTTCGGCGTGGTGTCGACGCGGCTGTGCGGCACGGTGCTGATCGTGATCGCCGCGGTGCTGACCATCTGGTCGATGGTGTACTACCTCCAGAAAGCGCTGCCCGAGATCCGTGCCAAGGCGCGCTGA